A genomic window from Glycine soja cultivar W05 chromosome 10, ASM419377v2, whole genome shotgun sequence includes:
- the LOC114371891 gene encoding serine/threonine-protein kinase CTR1-like yields the protein MMEMPARRSNYSLLSQIPDDQFSSAAAPSSSGDGKAGRAGKSDRAAFEWDLVADHRAANRIGNVYSSIGLQRQSSGSSYGESSLSGGGDFYAPTISTAAASDVDAFGYLHDERSKFSEAAPARIAGSSSGKSWAQQTEESYQLQLALALRLSSDATCADDPNFLDPVPDDGALRLLWSAEAVSHRFWVNGCLSYSDKIPDGFYLIHGMDSFVWTMCTDLHENGRIPSVDMLKSVNPCVVPSLEVVMVDRCSDPSLRDLQNSVHNISFTSITTTDVVDKLSKLVCNRMGGSASVGEDHFFSIWRNCSNDLKDCLGSVVIPIGSLSVGLCRHRAILFKVLADAIDLPCRIAKGCKYCKRDDASSCLVRFGIEREYLVDLIGKPGNLSEPDSLLNGPSSISFSSPLRFPRLKPAETTIDFRSLAKQYFSDCVSLELVFDNNSAEQFDGKCKDRNNPRPILTDSNRSSHLPLHPQDSHPSSREQGSETYQSCNPPQNIVDSTVGKYPPPIKHKRPAGIPTPLALTNTNDDMIEGKRFAEGSQLIPSKHARELNLDMEDLDIPWCDLVLREKIGSGSFGTVHRAEWNGSDVAVKILMEQDFLAERFKEFLREVAIMKRLRHPNIVLFMGAVTQPPNLSIVTEYLSRGSLYRLLHRSGAKEVLDERRRLGMAYDVAKGMNYLHKRNPPIVHRDLKSPNLLVDKKYTVKVCDFGLSRLKANTFLSSKSAAGTPEWMAPEVLRDEPSNEKSDVYSFGVILWELATLQQPWINLNPAQVVAAVGFKGKRLEIPHDVNPQVAALIDACWANEPWKRPSFASIMDSLRPLLKPPTPQPGCPSMPLLT from the exons ACCAGTTCTCCTCCGCCGCCGCTCCCTCATCCTCCGGCGACGGCAAGGCCGGCCGTGCCGGAAAGTCCGACCGTGCCGCCTTCGAATGGGACCTCGTCGCTGATCACCGGGCCGCCAACCGGATCGGAAACGTCTACTCCTCGATAGGCCTGCAGCGCCAGTCCAGCGGGAGCAGCTACGGCGAGAGCTCGCTCTCCGGCGGCGGCGACTTCTACGCTCCGACGATCTCCACGGCGGCGGCCAGCGACGTCGACGCCTTCGGCTACCTCCACGACGAGCGAAGCAAGTTCTCGGAGGCGGCGCCGGCGAGGATCGCCGGCTCCTCCTCCGGGAAGAGCTGGGCGCAGCAGACGGAGGAGAGCTACCAGCTGCAGCTCGCGCTCGCTCTGCGGCTCTCGTCCGACGCCACGTGCGCCGATGATCCCAATTTCCTCGATCCGGTGCCGGACGACGGCGCGCTGCGGCTCTTGTGGTCGGCCGAGGCAGTTTCGCATAGGTTTTGG GTGAATGGTTGCCTATCATACTCTGACAAAATTCCAGATGGCTTTTACCTAATTCACGGGATGGATTCCTTTGTCTGGACCATGTGCACTGATCTGCATGAAAATGGACGAATTCCATCAGTTGATATGCTGAAGTCTGTGAATCCCTGTGTCGTTCCTTCACTCGAAGTAGTTATGGTGGATCGATGCAGTGACCCCAGCTTAAGAGATCTGCAAAATAGTGTTCATAACATTTCTTTCACTAGCATAACAACAACAGATGTTGTAGATAAACTTTCCAAGCTGGTTTGCAACCGTATGGG GGGTTCAGCTTCTGTTGGGGAAGATCACTTTTTTTCCATCTGGAGGAATTGCAGTAATGATCTGAAAGATTGCTTAGGATCTGTTGTTATTCCCATAGGTAGTCTATCTGTTGGCCTCTGCCGGCATCGTGCTATATTATTCAAA GTACTAGCTGACGCCATTGATTTACCATGTCGAATTGCTAAGGGCTGTAAATATTGCAAAAGGGATGATGCTTCATCTTGTCTTGTTCGATTTGGGATTGAGAG GGAGTATCTTGTTGATTTAATTGGAAAGCCAGGAAACTTATCCGAGCCTGATTCCTTGCTCAATGGTCCATCTTCCATCTCATTTTCTTCACCCTTGCGCTTTCCACGACTTAAACCAGCTGAAACTACCATTGATTTCAGGTCACTGGCCAAACAGTATTTCTCGGACTGTGTGTCTCTTGAGCTTGTCTTTGACAACAATTCTGCAG AACAGTTTGATGGGAAGTGCAAAGACAGGAATAACCCTAGGCCAATTTTGACTGACAGCAATAGAAGTTCTCACCTTCCTCTGCATCCTCAAGATTCTCATCCAAGCTCACGGGAACAAGGTTCCGAAACATATCAATCATGTAACCCTCCTCAGAACATTGTAGACTCGACTGTGGGAAAGTATCCACCACCAATAAAGCATAAGCGTCCTGCTGGTATACCAACCCCATTAGCACTTACAAATACTAATGATGACATGATTGAGGGCAAGAGGTTTGCTGAAGGAAGTCAACTGATTCCTAGCAAACATGCTCGAGAGCTTAACCTTGACATGGAGGATTTGGACATACCATGGTGCGATCTTGTTTTAAGAGAGAAAATAGGGTCAG GTTCTTTTGGAACTGTACATCGTGCTGAGTGGAATGGCTCG GACGttgctgtgaaaattttgatGGAACAGGATTTTCTTGCTGAGCGCTTCAAGGAATTCCTAAGGGAG GTTGCAATAATGAAACGTTTACGGCATCCAAACATTGTTTTGTTTATGGGGGCAGTCACTCAGCCTCCTAACTTATCAATTGTCACAGAATATTTATCAAG GGGTAGCTTATATAGGCTGTTGCATAGGTCTGGTGCCAAAGAAGTATTGGATGAGCGGCGTAGGCTTGGTATGGCTTATGACGtg GCAAAGGGGATGAATTATCTTCATAAACGTAATCCCCCCATTGTTCATAGAGATCTGAAATCTCCAAACCTTCTTGTTGACAAGAAATATACAGTGAAG gtttgtgATTTTGGGCTTTCACGTCTGAAGGCCAATACATTTCTCTCATCCAAATCAGCTGCTGGGACT CCTGAGTGGATGGCTCCAGAGGTTCTTCGTGATGAGCCATCGAATGAGAAGTCTGATGTTTACAGCTTTGGTGTAATCTTATGGGAGCTTGCAACATTGCAACAGCCATGGATTAATTTAAATCCAGCACAG GTTGTGGCAGCTGTTGGCTTTAAGGGGAAAAGGCTAGAGATCCCACATGATGTGAATCCTCAAGTAGCTGCACTAATTGATGCTTGCTGGGCGAA TGAGCCTTGGAAACGTCCTTCTTTTGCCAGTATTATGGATTCTTTGAGGCCATTGCTCAAACCCCCTACACCTCAACCTGGTTGTCCAAGCATGCCATTACTGACCTGA